A part of Blastocatellia bacterium genomic DNA contains:
- a CDS encoding SpoIID/LytB domain-containing protein, whose amino-acid sequence MDTWVHRQLTLIHSATKVRLSDGLRRRCHGSIVRLRTRISSLMAWLCAWALLGNIGVPVQAWSLNAQAEQATAQQESPSRKARPRRTRPDADASERAPTGASAARSASSPQPFIRVALAVDVPVATISCEQSLGRIEQEGEPPIPLGETQVRVQPGMLQEPTPLYAVQVMTIRRRDQVSGLLQRLRQEFQQQEVMVKHDTASERHHIYVGRLADEAEANRLALRVKSAGYSEAKPVAAPPRPGLVLSSPSNGSLLRTASGLTLVSLAPAEAPLRFNGRAYRGRLVVLCNAQERLTIVNELPLEEYLWSVVPNELGPTAFGEPEALRAQAIAARTFAVQQKLKATAEDEYDILSDARAQVYTGVDAEHPLSTQAVNDTRGLILTYQGEPIEALYSSTCGGWTEDAEAAFGEAKPYLRGVACAPERSQLAARAITSLQKPAPEWSVALLHLIGLPMPSAWTAESLQVPATVEDVFNWMKRLATMLGRDAQIEAVDKSSLSQLEGLARALVSVFYPPDYATVMVPPADVDYILDGSDTQNWPSETRAAIATLIRDGVLSLPQDASLNRSSAVSRQHVLTALFRLAERAGLIRLQSGLARRLDKNGLLIRLENGATQTFSLSDKLFLFKQSGDVRQPIKRIAIAGGERVWFRQDTNGRIDYLAVEPHANGVSLDRYSPAAVWEVRLTPRELADRLRARGIDVGDLVDVIIEARSATQRVTLVRVIGAGGARELRGSAIRAVLGVRGNRFVIDRRRDAQGNVVELVFAGRGWGHGVGLCQVGAYGLALEGASYAEILRRYYTGVAITRIY is encoded by the coding sequence ATGGACACGTGGGTTCATCGCCAGTTGACGCTGATTCATAGCGCAACCAAAGTGCGTCTAAGCGACGGCCTGAGGCGGCGGTGCCACGGCTCGATCGTCCGGTTGCGCACGCGTATTTCATCGCTCATGGCCTGGCTCTGCGCATGGGCGCTACTGGGCAATATCGGCGTGCCGGTTCAGGCTTGGTCGCTCAATGCTCAGGCTGAGCAGGCGACGGCGCAACAAGAATCTCCATCGCGCAAAGCGCGTCCCCGCCGGACGCGTCCTGATGCTGATGCAAGCGAGAGGGCGCCGACTGGCGCCAGCGCCGCCAGATCAGCTTCTTCACCTCAACCGTTCATTCGTGTGGCATTGGCCGTAGATGTGCCCGTTGCAACCATCTCTTGCGAGCAGTCGCTCGGTCGCATCGAGCAAGAAGGGGAACCGCCAATTCCATTGGGCGAAACGCAGGTGCGCGTGCAACCTGGAATGCTCCAGGAGCCTACGCCTCTATATGCAGTGCAGGTGATGACCATTCGCCGGCGTGATCAGGTCAGCGGGCTGCTGCAACGATTGCGGCAAGAGTTCCAACAGCAAGAGGTGATGGTCAAACACGACACAGCATCGGAGCGACACCATATTTATGTTGGCCGGTTGGCCGATGAAGCTGAAGCGAATCGCTTGGCGCTTCGTGTGAAGTCGGCCGGCTATAGCGAGGCGAAACCGGTGGCGGCGCCGCCCCGCCCAGGATTGGTGCTCAGCTCGCCAAGCAACGGATCACTGTTGCGCACCGCCTCTGGTTTGACGCTTGTGTCACTGGCGCCGGCAGAAGCGCCTCTCAGATTCAACGGACGGGCCTATCGTGGCCGACTGGTCGTCCTATGCAATGCACAAGAACGATTGACCATTGTCAATGAGCTGCCGCTAGAAGAATACCTCTGGAGCGTGGTACCTAATGAATTGGGGCCGACAGCCTTTGGGGAGCCGGAAGCGCTCAGAGCGCAAGCCATCGCTGCCCGCACGTTCGCCGTGCAACAAAAATTGAAGGCAACGGCTGAGGATGAGTACGACATTTTGTCCGACGCGCGCGCGCAGGTATACACTGGCGTAGACGCTGAACACCCATTGAGCACGCAGGCCGTGAACGACACGCGTGGCTTGATACTGACCTATCAAGGCGAGCCGATTGAGGCGTTGTATTCTTCAACCTGCGGCGGTTGGACGGAAGATGCCGAGGCTGCATTTGGCGAAGCAAAACCCTATTTGCGCGGCGTGGCGTGCGCGCCGGAGCGGAGCCAACTGGCCGCGCGCGCGATCACCTCGCTGCAAAAGCCAGCGCCGGAATGGTCAGTCGCCCTGCTTCATCTCATCGGCCTGCCGATGCCCTCTGCTTGGACTGCCGAATCGCTTCAGGTGCCCGCGACCGTCGAGGACGTTTTCAACTGGATGAAGCGGCTTGCTACGATGCTCGGACGAGACGCGCAGATCGAAGCAGTGGATAAATCATCACTGTCCCAACTGGAAGGATTGGCGCGCGCGCTCGTTTCGGTGTTTTACCCGCCTGACTATGCTACTGTCATGGTGCCGCCGGCCGATGTTGATTACATCCTGGACGGGAGCGATACGCAAAACTGGCCTTCTGAGACACGAGCCGCCATTGCCACGCTGATCCGCGATGGTGTGTTGAGCCTGCCGCAAGACGCTTCGCTCAACCGATCTTCGGCTGTGTCACGCCAACACGTGCTGACAGCCCTGTTTCGCCTGGCTGAACGCGCCGGTTTGATTCGACTGCAATCAGGGTTGGCGCGGCGGCTGGACAAGAACGGGTTGCTCATCCGCTTGGAAAATGGCGCAACGCAGACGTTTTCGCTCTCCGACAAACTGTTTTTGTTCAAACAGAGCGGCGACGTGCGCCAGCCGATCAAGCGAATCGCGATTGCGGGTGGCGAGCGCGTGTGGTTTCGCCAGGATACGAACGGGCGCATTGACTATCTGGCGGTTGAGCCGCATGCCAACGGCGTTTCGCTCGACCGTTATTCACCCGCTGCGGTGTGGGAGGTTCGTTTGACGCCGCGTGAGCTGGCCGACCGGCTCAGAGCGCGCGGCATAGATGTCGGCGATCTCGTGGACGTGATCATTGAGGCGCGAAGCGCCACACAACGTGTGACACTGGTGCGGGTGATTGGCGCGGGCGGCGCCAGAGAGTTGCGCGGATCAGCCATTCGCGCCGTGCTTGGAGTGCGTGGCAATCGGTTTGTCATAGATCGCCGACGCGACGCGCAGGGCAACGTTGTCGAGCTGGTCTTTGCCGGTCGCGGCTGGGGACACGGCGTAGGACTTTGCCAAGTGGGAGCCTACGGCCTGGCTCTGGAAGGCGCGTCCTACGCTGAGATTCTGCGCAGATATTACACCGGCGTGGCGATCACCAGGATCTATTAG
- the miaA gene encoding tRNA (adenosine(37)-N6)-dimethylallyltransferase MiaA, whose amino-acid sequence MTQPSAATHRPILAVVGPTASGKSDLGIAIALRFDGEIINCDSVQIYRRLLVGTSKVPPEQQAGVPHHLIDIVEPTEHFTAGQYARLATEVIQEIEARGKLAILVGGTGFYLRATRLPLFDSPPTDLRLRQRLTAILKRHGPAHMHRLLHRIDRASAQQIPINDWARTIRALEFYLQTGESIVDHLNRRPPAPEFARRLRVIALNPPRAELYQRINARAMRMFEQGWVEEVEALLAAGVPASAKALGAHGYRRIVQYLHGELSLEQAIELTQQDVRHYAKRQLTWFRREPDVTWFDGFGDDPAVQRRVIDYLCGLFTRPA is encoded by the coding sequence ATGACCCAACCATCTGCCGCAACCCATCGCCCGATTCTAGCTGTGGTCGGGCCGACTGCTTCCGGCAAGAGTGACCTGGGCATTGCGATTGCCCTGCGCTTTGACGGCGAGATCATCAACTGTGATTCGGTCCAGATTTATCGCCGATTGCTTGTCGGAACCTCCAAGGTCCCGCCTGAACAGCAAGCGGGCGTTCCGCATCACTTGATTGACATTGTTGAGCCGACAGAACATTTCACCGCCGGCCAGTATGCGCGGCTGGCCACTGAGGTCATTCAAGAGATTGAAGCGCGTGGCAAGCTGGCCATCCTGGTTGGGGGCACAGGCTTTTATCTGCGCGCCACGCGCCTGCCGCTCTTTGATTCGCCGCCAACCGATCTGCGGTTGCGCCAGCGGCTCACTGCCATCCTGAAGCGTCATGGCCCGGCGCACATGCATCGGCTGCTGCATCGAATAGACCGCGCATCGGCTCAGCAAATTCCTATCAACGATTGGGCGCGCACGATTCGCGCCCTAGAATTTTACTTGCAGACGGGTGAGTCCATTGTGGATCACTTAAATCGTCGGCCGCCGGCGCCTGAATTCGCCAGGCGACTGCGCGTGATAGCGTTGAATCCGCCGCGAGCCGAACTCTACCAGCGGATCAACGCGCGCGCCATGCGCATGTTTGAACAAGGGTGGGTAGAGGAAGTAGAGGCGCTGTTAGCTGCCGGCGTGCCCGCTTCGGCCAAAGCGCTTGGAGCGCACGGTTATCGTCGCATTGTCCAGTACCTACACGGCGAGCTGTCGTTGGAACAAGCGATTGAGTTGACGCAACAAGATGTCCGACATTATGCCAAGCGTCAGTTGACCTGGTTTCGACGTGAACCGGACGTGACCTGGTTCGATGGGTTCGGCGACGATCCTGCTGTGCAACGTCGGGTGATTGACTACCTTTGCGGCCTATTTACGCGACCGGCTTGA